One genomic window of Candidatus Palauibacter soopunensis includes the following:
- a CDS encoding MobC family plasmid mobilization relaxosome protein — MSGRRPATVSARVSAAELADWRAKAAAAGVPLSALVREAMARTRTWTAPAAEVERERTKQVARIGNNLNQIARWVNTHKAAIEAVEVIVHLIAVERALRALAPVESPDADAR; from the coding sequence ATGAGTGGCCGCCGCCCCGCAACCGTCTCCGCCCGCGTGTCGGCGGCCGAACTCGCCGACTGGCGGGCCAAGGCCGCGGCCGCCGGCGTTCCGCTGTCGGCGCTCGTCCGGGAGGCCATGGCCCGCACGCGCACATGGACGGCCCCGGCGGCCGAGGTCGAGCGCGAGCGCACGAAGCAGGTCGCGCGCATCGGCAACAACCTCAACCAGATCGCCCGGTGGGTGAACACCCACAAGGCCGCCATCGAAGCCGTCGAGGTGATCGTCCACCTGATCGCCGTCGAGCGGGCGCTCCGCGCGCTGGCTCCGGTCGAGAGCCCGGACGCCGATGCTCGTTAA